The following are encoded together in the Halopiger aswanensis genome:
- a CDS encoding TorD/DmsD family molecular chaperone produces the protein MSVDQRALYEARLELVNFLIDAFADVPTTEFVATLLNDEVTFPEGSVNDRLDRGFERLDSFIAENEHRDPDAVQEALEREFTRLFVGPRPPILPHETYFREDTDFRGAGLAKVEASYGAAGWSPPEDYPEENDYVAVELAFLRNLIRRQREGYEETFGYQRVFHEEHLSEWIPAFAEDVREQTGEPFYAAVADVLEGYVAFEEEIAVQMA, from the coding sequence ATGAGCGTCGACCAGCGCGCGCTCTACGAGGCCCGCCTCGAGCTCGTGAACTTCCTGATCGACGCGTTTGCGGACGTGCCGACGACGGAGTTCGTCGCGACGCTGCTGAACGACGAGGTCACCTTCCCGGAGGGCAGCGTCAACGACCGACTCGATCGGGGCTTCGAGCGGCTGGATTCGTTCATCGCCGAGAACGAGCACCGCGATCCCGACGCCGTCCAGGAGGCCCTCGAGCGCGAGTTCACGCGGCTGTTCGTCGGGCCGCGACCGCCGATCCTTCCCCACGAGACCTACTTCCGCGAAGATACGGATTTCCGCGGTGCGGGCCTCGCGAAGGTCGAGGCCAGCTACGGCGCGGCCGGCTGGTCGCCGCCGGAGGACTACCCCGAGGAGAACGACTACGTCGCCGTCGAACTGGCGTTCCTCCGGAACCTGATCCGACGACAGCGCGAGGGCTACGAGGAGACGTTCGGCTACCAGCGGGTCTTCCACGAGGAACACCTCTCGGAGTGGATTCCGGCATTCGCCGAGGACGTCCGCGAGCAGACCGGGGAGCCGTTCTACGCGGCCGTCGCGGACGTCCTCGAGGGCTACGTCGCGTTCGAGGAGGAGATCGCGGTGCAGATGGCCTGA